A window of the Lagenorhynchus albirostris chromosome 1, mLagAlb1.1, whole genome shotgun sequence genome harbors these coding sequences:
- the SUV39H2 gene encoding histone-lysine N-methyltransferase SUV39H2 isoform X2: MEYYLVKWKGWPDSTNTWEPLQNLKCPLLLQQFSNDKHNYLSQVKKGKAITLKENHRALKPAIAEYIVKKAKQRIALQRWQDELNRRKNHKGMIFVENTVDLEGPPSDFYYINEYKPAPGISLVNEATFGCSCTDCFFEKCCPAEAGVLLAYNKNQQIKIPPGTPIYECNSRCQCGPDCPNRIVQKGTQYSLCIFRTSNGCGWGVKTLVKIRRRSFVMEYVGEVITSEEAERRGQLYDNKGITYLFDLDYESDEFTVDAARYGNVSHFVNHSCDPNLQVFNVFIDNLDTRLPRIALFSTRTINAGEELTFDYQMKGSGDISSDSVDHSPAKKRARTVCKCGAVTCRGYLN, translated from the exons ATGGAATATTATCTTGTAAAATGGAAAGGATGGCCAGATTCTACAAATACTTGGGAACCTTTGCAAAATCTCAAGTGCCCATTACTGCTTCAGCAGTTCTCTAATGACAAGCATAATTATTTATCTCAGGTAAAGAAAGGCAAAGCAATAACtctaaaagaaaatcacagagctTTGAAACCTGCCATTGCTGAATACATTGTAAAGAAGGCTAAACAAAGGATAGCTCTGCAGAGATGGCAGGATGAACTCAACAGAAGGAAGAATCACAAAGGAATgatttttgttgaaaatactgTGGACTTAGAGGGCCCCCCTTCAGACTTCTACTACATTAATGAATACAAACCAGCTCCTGGAATCAGCTTAGTCAACGAAGCCACCTTTGGTTGTTCGTGCACAGATTGCTTCTTTGAGAAATGTTGTCCTGCTGAAGCTGGAGTTCTTTTGGCTTATAATAAAAATCAGCAAATTAAAATCCCACCTGGCACCCCCATTTACGAATGCAACTCAAGGTGTCAGTGTGGACCCGATTGTCCCAACAGGATTGTCCAAAAAGGCACGCAGTATTCACTTTGCATCTTTCGGACCAGCAATGGCTGTGGCTGGGGCGTAAAGACCCTCGTGAAGATTAGGAGAAGGAGCTTTGTCATGGAGTATGTCGGAGAG gttatCACAAGTGAAGAAGCTGAAAGACGGGGGCAGTTATATGACAACAAAGGAATCACATATCTCTTTGATCTGGACTATGAATCTGATGAATTCACAGTGGATGCAGCTCGATATGGAAATGTGTCTCattttgtgaatcacagt TGTGACCCGAATCTTCAGGTGTTCAACGTTTTCATTGATAACCTCGACACCCGTCTTCCCCGAATAGCATTATTTTCCACGagaactataaatgctggagaagagcTCACTTTTGATTATCAAATGAAAG GTTCTGGAGATATATCTTCAGATTCTGTTGACCACAGCCCAGCCAAAAAGAGGGCCAGAACTGTGTGCAAATGTGGAGCTGTGACTTGCAGAGGTTACCTCAACTGA
- the SUV39H2 gene encoding histone-lysine N-methyltransferase SUV39H2 isoform X1 — translation MAAAGAEARGAWCVPCLVSLDTLQELCRKEKLTCKSIGITKRNLNNYEVEYLCDYKVEKVKKGKAITLKENHRALKPAIAEYIVKKAKQRIALQRWQDELNRRKNHKGMIFVENTVDLEGPPSDFYYINEYKPAPGISLVNEATFGCSCTDCFFEKCCPAEAGVLLAYNKNQQIKIPPGTPIYECNSRCQCGPDCPNRIVQKGTQYSLCIFRTSNGCGWGVKTLVKIRRRSFVMEYVGEVITSEEAERRGQLYDNKGITYLFDLDYESDEFTVDAARYGNVSHFVNHSCDPNLQVFNVFIDNLDTRLPRIALFSTRTINAGEELTFDYQMKGSGDISSDSVDHSPAKKRARTVCKCGAVTCRGYLN, via the exons ATGGCGGCGGCCGGGGCCGAGGCGCGAGGAG CTTGGTGTGTGCCTTGCCTAGTTTCACTTGATACTCTTCAGGAATTATGTAGAAAAGAAAAGCTCACATGTAAATCGATTGGAATCACCAAAAGGAATCTAAACAATTATGAGGTGGAATACTTGTGTGACTACAAGGTAGAAAAG GTAAAGAAAGGCAAAGCAATAACtctaaaagaaaatcacagagctTTGAAACCTGCCATTGCTGAATACATTGTAAAGAAGGCTAAACAAAGGATAGCTCTGCAGAGATGGCAGGATGAACTCAACAGAAGGAAGAATCACAAAGGAATgatttttgttgaaaatactgTGGACTTAGAGGGCCCCCCTTCAGACTTCTACTACATTAATGAATACAAACCAGCTCCTGGAATCAGCTTAGTCAACGAAGCCACCTTTGGTTGTTCGTGCACAGATTGCTTCTTTGAGAAATGTTGTCCTGCTGAAGCTGGAGTTCTTTTGGCTTATAATAAAAATCAGCAAATTAAAATCCCACCTGGCACCCCCATTTACGAATGCAACTCAAGGTGTCAGTGTGGACCCGATTGTCCCAACAGGATTGTCCAAAAAGGCACGCAGTATTCACTTTGCATCTTTCGGACCAGCAATGGCTGTGGCTGGGGCGTAAAGACCCTCGTGAAGATTAGGAGAAGGAGCTTTGTCATGGAGTATGTCGGAGAG gttatCACAAGTGAAGAAGCTGAAAGACGGGGGCAGTTATATGACAACAAAGGAATCACATATCTCTTTGATCTGGACTATGAATCTGATGAATTCACAGTGGATGCAGCTCGATATGGAAATGTGTCTCattttgtgaatcacagt TGTGACCCGAATCTTCAGGTGTTCAACGTTTTCATTGATAACCTCGACACCCGTCTTCCCCGAATAGCATTATTTTCCACGagaactataaatgctggagaagagcTCACTTTTGATTATCAAATGAAAG GTTCTGGAGATATATCTTCAGATTCTGTTGACCACAGCCCAGCCAAAAAGAGGGCCAGAACTGTGTGCAAATGTGGAGCTGTGACTTGCAGAGGTTACCTCAACTGA
- the SUV39H2 gene encoding histone-lysine N-methyltransferase SUV39H2 isoform X3 has translation MAAAGAEARGAWCVPCLVSLDTLQELCRKEKLTCKSIGITKRNLNNYEVEYLCDYKVEKDMEYYLVKWKGWPDSTNTWEPLQNLKCPLLLQQFSNDKHNYLSQVKKGKAITLKENHRALKPAIAEYIVKKAKQRIALQRWQDELNRRKNHKGMIFVENTVDLEGPPSDFYYINEYKPAPGISLVNEATFGCSCTDCFFEKCCPAEAGVLLAYNKNQQIKIPPGTPIYECNSRCQCGPDCPNRIVQKGTQYSLCIFRTSNGCGWGVKTLVKIRRRSFVMEYVGEVITSEEAERRGQLYDNKGITYLFDLDYESDEFTVDAARYGNVSHFVNHSCDPNLQVFNVFIDNLDTRLPRIALFSTRTINAGEELTFDYQMKGSGDISSDSVDHSPAKKRARTVCKCGAVTCRGYLN, from the exons ATGGCGGCGGCCGGGGCCGAGGCGCGAGGAG CTTGGTGTGTGCCTTGCCTAGTTTCACTTGATACTCTTCAGGAATTATGTAGAAAAGAAAAGCTCACATGTAAATCGATTGGAATCACCAAAAGGAATCTAAACAATTATGAGGTGGAATACTTGTGTGACTACAAGGTAGAAAAG gatATGGAATATTATCTTGTAAAATGGAAAGGATGGCCAGATTCTACAAATACTTGGGAACCTTTGCAAAATCTCAAGTGCCCATTACTGCTTCAGCAGTTCTCTAATGACAAGCATAATTATTTATCTCAGGTAAAGAAAGGCAAAGCAATAACtctaaaagaaaatcacagagctTTGAAACCTGCCATTGCTGAATACATTGTAAAGAAGGCTAAACAAAGGATAGCTCTGCAGAGATGGCAGGATGAACTCAACAGAAGGAAGAATCACAAAGGAATgatttttgttgaaaatactgTGGACTTAGAGGGCCCCCCTTCAGACTTCTACTACATTAATGAATACAAACCAGCTCCTGGAATCAGCTTAGTCAACGAAGCCACCTTTGGTTGTTCGTGCACAGATTGCTTCTTTGAGAAATGTTGTCCTGCTGAAGCTGGAGTTCTTTTGGCTTATAATAAAAATCAGCAAATTAAAATCCCACCTGGCACCCCCATTTACGAATGCAACTCAAGGTGTCAGTGTGGACCCGATTGTCCCAACAGGATTGTCCAAAAAGGCACGCAGTATTCACTTTGCATCTTTCGGACCAGCAATGGCTGTGGCTGGGGCGTAAAGACCCTCGTGAAGATTAGGAGAAGGAGCTTTGTCATGGAGTATGTCGGAGAG gttatCACAAGTGAAGAAGCTGAAAGACGGGGGCAGTTATATGACAACAAAGGAATCACATATCTCTTTGATCTGGACTATGAATCTGATGAATTCACAGTGGATGCAGCTCGATATGGAAATGTGTCTCattttgtgaatcacagt TGTGACCCGAATCTTCAGGTGTTCAACGTTTTCATTGATAACCTCGACACCCGTCTTCCCCGAATAGCATTATTTTCCACGagaactataaatgctggagaagagcTCACTTTTGATTATCAAATGAAAG GTTCTGGAGATATATCTTCAGATTCTGTTGACCACAGCCCAGCCAAAAAGAGGGCCAGAACTGTGTGCAAATGTGGAGCTGTGACTTGCAGAGGTTACCTCAACTGA